The following are encoded in a window of Harmonia axyridis chromosome 7, icHarAxyr1.1, whole genome shotgun sequence genomic DNA:
- the LOC123684645 gene encoding transcriptional coactivator YAP1-A-like, with product MASGQEEPRVSTVGNTETDLQALFDSVLTPGANHPQQVPWSKRKLPDSFFKPPTTGSKSVDHSRENSSDSGAFTSSSIFTTSPVSPLNSIPLQTVHHRAHSSPASLQQTQQFGEMHSCSQHNKQNSYDMVQKLANTPLPYGWEEARTPEGQIYYLNHVTKTTTWEDPRKAVNGRATTQLTVGPPKMTNELLGPLPEGWEQSVTPEGEMYFINHMNRTTTWCDPRIPAHLQQAAFGNTMATPWYNLSESNALHIKQQDLRLQLLHIEREKLKERREELRKQLLVKSGANKIGNFSTLDHSRQKSSDSAVGDSLKDWIPEEISMDNNQTFLCSAGSMGNDGQPLDIPYIPDLGDDLQYSEDLLQTLQIERDY from the coding sequence ATGGCGTCAGGCCAAGAGGAACCGCGAGTTTCTACCGTTGGCAACACTGAAACCGACCTGCAGGCTCTGTTTGACAGTGTATTAACCCCTGGTGCAAATCATCCTCAGCAAGTGCCATGGAGTAAGAGAAAGCTGCCGGACTCCTTCTTCAAACCTCCGACCACAGGTTCTAAAAGCGTTGATCACTCAAGAGAGAATTCTTCAGATTCAGGTGCCTTCACTTCTTCCAGTATATTCACAACTTCTCCAGTATCCCCGTTGAACTCGATACCATTGCAGACTGTGCATCACAGGGCGCACAGTTCACCAGCATCCTTACAGCAGACACAGCAGTTCGGTGAGATGCATTCCTGTAGCCAACACAACAAACAAAACTCTTACGATATGGTCCAGAAGCTTGCTAATACGCCACTACCATACGGATGGGAAGAAGCCAGAACCCCAGAAGGTCAGATCTATTATCTCAACCACGTCACCAAAACCACCACTTGGGAAGATCCAAGAAAGGCAGTAAATGGTAGGGCGACCACTCAGCTAACAGTTGGACCACCAAAGATGACTAACGAGCTCTTAGGCCCTCTTCCAGAAGGATGGGAGCAGAGTGTAACACCAGAAGGTGAAATGTACTTCATCAACCACATGAATCGTACCACAACTTGGTGTGACCCGAGGATACCAGCTCACCTACAACAAGCAGCTTTTGGTAACACTATGGCGACGCCTTGGTACAACTTATCAGAGAGCAACGCTTTGCACATCAAGCAACAGGATCTTCGGTTGCAGTTGTTACATATTGAGAGGGAGAAGTTGAAGGAAAGGAGAGAGGAGTTGAGGAAGCAGTTATTGGTGAAGAGTGGCGCTAACAAAATTGGGAATTTCTCAACCCTTGACCACTCCCGTCAAAAATCATCAGATAGTGCTGTTGGGGATTCCCTGAAAGACTGGATACCCGAAGAAATCTCCATGGACAACAACCAGACGTTTCTCTGCAGTGCTGGTAGCATGGGCAATGATGGTCAACCTTTGGATATACCGTATATACCGGATCTCGGTGATGATCTGCAGTATTCCGAGGATCTTTTACAGACGTTGCAGATTGAGAGAGACTATTGA